The DNA region AGCCAGTTCACCTATTTCCAGCAGGTCGGCGGCCACGACTGCCGACCCGTTTCGGGCGAACTGACCTATGGTCTGGAACGGCTGGCGATGTATGTGCTGGGGGTCGAGCATGTCATGGACATGCCCTTCAACCGCCCCGACAGCCCGATCCCGCTGAGCTATGGCGACATCTTCCGCCAGGCCGAGCGCGAATATTCGCGCTGGAACTTCGACCAGGCCGATACCGACACGCTGTTGCAACATTTCAAGGACGCCGAGGCGGAATGCGACCGCATCCTTTCCGCCTCGGAAACCGACGGCGCCGGCCGCACGATCCCGATGGCGCATCCGGCCTATGACCAGGCGATCAAGGCCAGCCACCTGTTCAACCTGCTGGATGCGCGCGGCGTGATCTCGGTCACCGAGCGCCAAGCCTATATCGCCCGCGTCCGCGCGCTGGCGAAACGCTGCGCCGACCTGTTCGTGACCACCTCCGCGGCCACGGGCGAGCCGCTGCCCGCCTTCCCCGCCGGAGCCTGAGACGGTGAGCGGCAAGGTCATCGCGATCTTCTTCGCCCTGCTGGTGCTGGTCGCCGGCGCCGGCATGTATTACCTGCAGGTCTATCACTATTACCGCGAAGTGACCGACCCGCCGCAAGGCATCGCGCTGGCCGGCGGGCAGCTGCTGCCGGTCCGCGACTATCGCGGCATCTATTCGGTCAGCTCGCCGCTCGCCGACCGCGCCTGCTTTGTCACCGACGCCCGCGCCGCCGAGGGCGCGCAGACCTACGCCGCCCCCACGCCGCTGATCCCGCCGCGCTGGTTCGACTGCTTCGACCCGGCCGCGCTGACCGAGGACCTCGCGGCCGGGCGCGCCACCGCCTATCTGGGCCAGCACGATGTGGCGCCCAAGATCGACAGCGTCATCGCCGTCTATCCCGACGGCCGCGCCTATGAATGGCGCCAGCTGAACGAAGAAGCCGAAGAGAAAAGGACCATCGACTGATGCCCGACCTGCTGATCGAACTCTTTTCGGAAGAAATCCCAGCCCGGATGCAGGCCCGCGCCCGCGAGGACCTGAAGAAACTCGTCACCGACGGGCTGGTCGAGGCCGGGCTGACCTATGCCAGCGCCGGCACCTTCTCGACCCCGCGCCGCCTGGTCCTGACCGTCGAGGGCCTGACCGCCCACAGCCCGACCACGCGCGAGGAACGCAAGGGTCCCCGCACCGACGCCCCCGACGCGGCGCTGCAAGGCTTCCTGCGCTCGACCGGCCTGACCAGGGACCAGCTCGAAGCCCGCGACGACAAGAAGGGCCAGGTCTGGTTCGCCGTGATCCAGAAGCCCGGCCGCCCGGCGTCCGAGATCGTGGCCGAGGTGCTGGAAGCCACCATCCGCAACTTCCCCTGGCCGAAATCCATGCGCTGGGGCGCGGGCTCGCTGCGCTGGGTCCGCCCGCTGCATTCGATCCTATGCCTGCTCTCGGACGAATCCGGCGCCGCGGTGGTGCCGCTGGAGATCGAGGGCATCGCCGCCGGCAACAGCACCCGCGGCCACCGCTTCATGGCCCCCGACGCCTTCACCGTCTCGGGTTTCGACGACTATGCGGCCAAGCTGCGCCGCGCCAAGGTCATGCTGGACCCGGCCGAACGCGAGGCCGCGATCCGGCAAGAGGCCGCGAACCTCGCCTTCGCCCGCGGCTGGGAAATCGTGCCCGACGACGCCCTGCTGACCGAGATCGCCGGCCTGGTCGAATGGCCCGTGCCGCTGATGGGCGCCATCGAGGACCGTTTCCTGACGCTGCCGCCCGAGGTGCTGCAAACCTCGATGAAGGAGCACCAGAAGTTCTTCTCGGCCCGCAATCCCAAGACCGGCCGCATCGAGGGCTTTGTGACGGTGGCGAACATCGAAACCCCGGACCATGGCGAGACGATCCTGAAGGGCAACCAGCGCGTACTGGCGGCCCGCCTCTCGGACGCGGCCTTCTTCTGGGAAAACGACCTGCGCGAGGCGCGGGCGGGGATGGGCGACTGGGCCGAGGGGCTGAAATCCGTCACCTTCCAGAGCAAACTCGGCTCGCAAGCCGACCGCATCGCCCGCATCGCCGCGCTGGCGCGCGAGATCGCGCCGCTGGTCGGGGTGGATCCGGATCAGGCCGAGGAAACCGCGAAGATCGCGAAACTCGACCTGCGCTCGGCCATGGTCGGCGAGTTCCCCGAGTTGCAAGGCACGATGGGTCGCTATTACGCGCTGGAGGCCGGCAAGGATACGGCGGTGGCCGACGCCGCCCGCGACCACTATTCGCCTTTGGGGCCGTCCGACGCCGTGCCCACCGCCCCTGTCTCGGTCGCGGTGGCGCTGGCCGACAAGCTGGATACGCTGACCGGCTTCTGGGCCATCGACGAGAAACCCACGGGCTCGAAAGACCCCTTCGCGCTCCGCCGCGCCGCGCTGGGGGTGATCCGGCTGTTGCTGGGGAATGGGGCGCGGATCAGCTTGGCCGAAATATTCAGCGGCTCCATAAAAAATACTGCTTACTCGTTGGCAGACAGCCATTTGCTGGCTGTGTCAAAAGTTTCCAAAGATGGAAGCCGCACTCTGACACTGAAGAAAGATGCGGAGGCGATTAAAGCCCTGCGTTTCATGTTTGACCGCGAAACGCTTGACCGAGCCATTGCGAATGGCGACCTCGCATGTGTCGAGGTTGGGCAATATACTGTAGCCGAGAAAAACTGGTTGCCTCTTCAAGCACTAACCTCCGACCTCCTCACCTTCTTCCACGACCGCCTGAAAGTCTATCTGCGCGACCAAGGCATCCGCCACGACATCATCGACGCCGTCATCGCCATGCCCGGCAATGACGACCTCGTGCTGCTGGTCAACCGCGCCACGGCGCTGAACGACGTGCTGAAGACCGAGGACGGCACCAACCTGTTGCAAGGGCTCAAGCGCGCCGGCAACATTCTCGCCCAGGCCGAAGAGAAAGACGGTGTCGAATACAGCTTCGGCGCCGACCCGAAATTCGCCGAGACCGAGCAGGAACGCGCCCTCTTCGCCGCCCTCGAC from Paracoccus aminovorans includes:
- a CDS encoding glycine--tRNA ligase subunit alpha, with amino-acid sequence MTSPQDNQTAKPVCFQDVILRLQSYWAAQGCAVLQPYDMEVGAGTFHPATTLRSLGARPWAAAYVQPSRRPTDGRYGENPNRLQHYYQYQVIIKPSPANLQELYLGSLKAIGLDPMIHDVRFVEDDWESPTLGAWGLGWEVWCDGMEVSQFTYFQQVGGHDCRPVSGELTYGLERLAMYVLGVEHVMDMPFNRPDSPIPLSYGDIFRQAEREYSRWNFDQADTDTLLQHFKDAEAECDRILSASETDGAGRTIPMAHPAYDQAIKASHLFNLLDARGVISVTERQAYIARVRALAKRCADLFVTTSAATGEPLPAFPAGA
- a CDS encoding DUF6446 family protein, which codes for MSGKVIAIFFALLVLVAGAGMYYLQVYHYYREVTDPPQGIALAGGQLLPVRDYRGIYSVSSPLADRACFVTDARAAEGAQTYAAPTPLIPPRWFDCFDPAALTEDLAAGRATAYLGQHDVAPKIDSVIAVYPDGRAYEWRQLNEEAEEKRTID
- the glyS gene encoding glycine--tRNA ligase subunit beta, which codes for MPDLLIELFSEEIPARMQARAREDLKKLVTDGLVEAGLTYASAGTFSTPRRLVLTVEGLTAHSPTTREERKGPRTDAPDAALQGFLRSTGLTRDQLEARDDKKGQVWFAVIQKPGRPASEIVAEVLEATIRNFPWPKSMRWGAGSLRWVRPLHSILCLLSDESGAAVVPLEIEGIAAGNSTRGHRFMAPDAFTVSGFDDYAAKLRRAKVMLDPAEREAAIRQEAANLAFARGWEIVPDDALLTEIAGLVEWPVPLMGAIEDRFLTLPPEVLQTSMKEHQKFFSARNPKTGRIEGFVTVANIETPDHGETILKGNQRVLAARLSDAAFFWENDLREARAGMGDWAEGLKSVTFQSKLGSQADRIARIAALAREIAPLVGVDPDQAEETAKIAKLDLRSAMVGEFPELQGTMGRYYALEAGKDTAVADAARDHYSPLGPSDAVPTAPVSVAVALADKLDTLTGFWAIDEKPTGSKDPFALRRAALGVIRLLLGNGARISLAEIFSGSIKNTAYSLADSHLLAVSKVSKDGSRTLTLKKDAEAIKALRFMFDRETLDRAIANGDLACVEVGQYTVAEKNWLPLQALTSDLLTFFHDRLKVYLRDQGIRHDIIDAVIAMPGNDDLVLLVNRATALNDVLKTEDGTNLLQGLKRAGNILAQAEEKDGVEYSFGADPKFAETEQERALFAALDRAEPAIREAVRLEDFQAATQGIASLRAPIDAFFEAVQINTDNQIARRNRLNLLSRIREAGRLVADFSRIEG